A genomic segment from Pseudomonas sp. S09G 359 encodes:
- a CDS encoding HD domain-containing protein: MTTTIAGIQIPDSALAKATTEYIRDVESDLLYHHSRRVFLFGALSGERKQLAYNPELLYVGAMFHDLGLVEGHRSDDERFEVDGANAAAAFLKPYGLSDDDIEQVWLSIALHTTPGVPQHLRPTVALVTAGVEMDVLGMDYAAFSSVQREAVVHAHPRGEGFKECIICAFADGLRHRPQTTFGNVKTDVLVDQEPGFKPMNFVEVIRKSPWAA; this comes from the coding sequence ATGACCACCACCATCGCCGGTATCCAGATCCCTGACAGCGCCCTCGCCAAGGCCACCACTGAGTACATCCGCGACGTCGAATCCGACCTGCTCTACCACCACTCGCGCCGGGTGTTTCTGTTCGGCGCGTTGAGCGGTGAGCGCAAGCAACTGGCCTATAACCCGGAGCTGCTCTACGTCGGCGCGATGTTCCACGACCTCGGCCTGGTGGAAGGCCATCGCAGTGACGACGAACGTTTCGAAGTGGACGGTGCCAATGCCGCCGCGGCCTTCCTCAAGCCTTATGGGCTGAGCGATGACGATATCGAACAGGTGTGGCTGTCTATCGCCCTGCACACCACGCCGGGCGTGCCGCAACACTTGCGCCCGACCGTTGCGCTGGTGACCGCCGGAGTCGAGATGGACGTGCTGGGCATGGATTACGCCGCGTTTTCCAGCGTGCAGCGCGAAGCCGTGGTGCATGCGCATCCACGCGGTGAAGGGTTCAAGGAGTGCATCATCTGCGCGTTTGCCGACGGCTTGCGCCACCGCCCGCAAACCACGTTTGGCAACGTGAAGACCGATGTGCTGGTGGATCAGGAGCCGGGGTTCAAGCCGATGAATTTTGTCGAGGTGATTCGCAAATCGCCTTGGGCTGCGTAG
- a CDS encoding DUF523 domain-containing protein: MQKILISRCLLGHKVRYDGGASGPFDQLAAWQAEGRVVAICPEVAGGLPTPRPAAEIPGGQGVDVWEGRAQVLTAEGEDFSAAFLDGARQALALVQRHNIRIAVLKANSPSCGNLLTYDGTFSGVKVSGEGVTAALLKQHGVQVFSELELPEAAEALARLSNPV, translated from the coding sequence ATGCAAAAGATTTTGATCAGCCGTTGCCTGCTTGGCCACAAGGTGCGCTACGACGGCGGGGCCAGCGGGCCGTTCGACCAACTGGCGGCATGGCAGGCCGAAGGCCGTGTGGTTGCGATCTGCCCTGAAGTCGCGGGGGGCTTGCCCACACCGCGCCCCGCGGCCGAGATTCCCGGCGGGCAGGGCGTGGATGTGTGGGAGGGCCGCGCCCAAGTGCTGACCGCCGAGGGCGAAGACTTCAGCGCCGCCTTCCTCGACGGTGCCCGCCAGGCCTTGGCGCTGGTGCAGCGTCACAACATCCGTATTGCCGTGCTCAAGGCCAATAGCCCGTCATGTGGCAACTTGCTGACTTATGACGGCACCTTCAGCGGTGTGAAGGTGAGCGGCGAGGGCGTCACGGCGGCGTTGCTCAAGCAGCATGGTGTGCAGGTGTTCAGTGAGCTGGAGTTGCCTGAGGCGGCGGAAGCCCTGGCCCGACTCTCAAACCCTGTGTAA
- a CDS encoding ABC transporter ATP-binding protein translates to MAVASGAYKKALEGDQTPKKVLVKIDRVTKKFDETIAVDDVSLEIKKGEIFALLGGSGSGKSTLLRMLAGFERPTEGRIYLDGVDITDMPPYERPINMMFQSYALFPHMTVAQNIAFGLQQDKIPKAEVEARVAEMLKLVQMSQYAKRKPHQLSGGQRQRVALARSLAKRPKLLLLDEPMGALDKKLRSQMQLELVEIIERVGVTCVMVTHDQEEAMTMAERIAIMHLGWIAQIGSPIDIYETPTSRLVCEFIGNVNIFETQVVDDAEGHAVLKCPDLDRDIYVGYGIATSVEDKSVTYAIRPEKLLVTSEMPTCEHNWSSGKVHDIAYLGGHSVFYVELPSGKLVQSFVANAERRGQRPTWGDQVYVWWEDDSGVVLRS, encoded by the coding sequence ATGGCAGTTGCCTCCGGCGCCTATAAGAAAGCCCTCGAGGGCGACCAGACACCGAAAAAGGTGCTGGTCAAAATCGACCGGGTCACGAAGAAGTTCGACGAGACGATTGCCGTGGACGATGTGTCCCTGGAAATCAAGAAAGGCGAGATCTTCGCCTTGCTCGGCGGTTCGGGTTCGGGCAAATCCACCTTGCTGCGCATGCTCGCAGGCTTCGAGCGACCGACCGAAGGGCGCATCTACCTCGACGGTGTGGACATCACCGACATGCCGCCCTACGAGCGGCCGATCAACATGATGTTCCAGTCCTACGCCTTGTTCCCACACATGACCGTGGCGCAGAACATCGCCTTCGGCCTGCAACAGGACAAGATCCCCAAGGCCGAAGTTGAAGCCCGCGTGGCCGAGATGCTCAAGCTGGTACAGATGAGCCAGTACGCCAAGCGCAAGCCGCATCAGCTGTCCGGTGGCCAGCGCCAGCGTGTGGCCCTGGCCCGCTCGTTGGCCAAGCGCCCGAAACTGCTGCTGCTCGATGAGCCGATGGGCGCCCTCGACAAGAAACTGCGCTCGCAGATGCAGCTGGAACTGGTGGAGATCATCGAGCGCGTGGGTGTGACCTGCGTGATGGTGACCCACGACCAGGAAGAGGCCATGACCATGGCCGAGCGCATCGCGATCATGCACCTGGGCTGGATCGCCCAGATCGGCAGCCCGATCGACATCTACGAAACGCCTACCAGCCGTCTGGTGTGCGAGTTCATCGGCAACGTCAACATCTTCGAAACCCAGGTGGTGGATGACGCCGAAGGCCACGCGGTGCTCAAGTGCCCGGACCTCGACCGCGACATTTACGTGGGCTACGGCATCGCCACCTCGGTGGAAGACAAGTCGGTGACCTACGCCATCCGCCCGGAAAAACTGCTGGTGACCTCGGAAATGCCGACCTGCGAGCACAACTGGTCCAGCGGCAAGGTGCACGACATCGCCTACCTCGGCGGGCACTCGGTGTTCTACGTGGAACTGCCGAGCGGCAAGCTGGTGCAGTCGTTCGTGGCCAACGCCGAACGCCGTGGCCAGCGGCCGACCTGGGGTGACCAGGTTTACGTGTGGTGGGAAGACGACAGCGGCGTGGTACTTCGCTCATGA
- a CDS encoding penicillin acylase family protein: MKRVLRVLAVLLVLIALGAGWYVYSKQPTRQGTVTLANLQGSVTVRYDDRGVPHIRAENETDLYRALGYVHAQDRLFQMEIMRRLARGELAEVLGPKLLETDKLFRSLRIRERALSYVEHMDHESGAWKALQAYLDGINAYQDSHASPMEFDVLGIPKRRFTPEDTISVAGYLAYSFAAAFRTEPLLTYVRDQLGSDYLKVFDLDWQPKGALNLAASDWQTLGSIASLSEQALADNGLPQFEGSNAWAISGSRTKSGKPLLAGDPHIRFSVPSVWYEAQLSAPGFELYGYHNALVPVAFLGHNLDFGWSLTMFQNDDLDLIAEKVNPDNANQVWYQGQWVDMTSSEQQIAVKGQAPVSLTLRQSPHGPIINDVLGDNAGKTPVAMWWAFLDTQNPILEGFYQLNRADTLAKARAAAAKVSAPGLNIVWANAKGDIGWWAAAQLPIRPAGVNGGFILDGSTAQADKLGFYPFSANPQEENPARGYVVSANAQPVSPTGMEIPGYYNLADRGQQLNAQLSDKSVKWDVTNSQALQLGTASAFGPRLLAPLLPVLREVVKDPAQLKLVEQLANWKGDYPLDSTSATLFNQFLYNLADAAFHPKLGDGMFKTLLSTRVVDAALPRLAASADSPWWDGKRADTVKLAWDNSLAHLKATFGDDPSQWQWGKAHTLTHGHPLGSQKPLDLIVNVGPFPAPGTHEVPNNQSANIGPAPWPVTYGPSTRRLIDFADVAHALTINPVGQSGVPFDKHYGDQAETYIEGGYEQAHFSDEEVTANTRGTLKLLPAR, translated from the coding sequence ATGAAGCGCGTCTTGCGGGTTCTCGCGGTTCTGCTGGTGCTCATCGCCCTCGGCGCCGGCTGGTACGTCTACAGCAAGCAACCGACCCGCCAGGGCACGGTTACGCTGGCGAACCTGCAGGGCTCGGTCACCGTGCGCTACGACGACCGGGGCGTGCCGCATATTCGCGCCGAGAACGAGACAGACCTGTACCGCGCCCTCGGCTATGTGCACGCCCAGGACCGGCTGTTCCAGATGGAGATCATGCGGCGCCTGGCCCGTGGCGAGCTGGCCGAGGTGCTGGGGCCCAAGTTGCTGGAGACCGACAAGCTGTTCCGCAGCCTGCGCATTCGCGAGCGCGCGCTGAGCTACGTGGAACACATGGACCATGAATCTGGCGCTTGGAAGGCCCTGCAAGCCTACCTGGACGGAATCAACGCCTATCAGGACAGCCACGCCAGCCCGATGGAGTTCGACGTACTGGGCATCCCTAAGCGCCGCTTCACTCCAGAGGACACTATCAGCGTCGCCGGCTACCTGGCCTACAGCTTCGCCGCCGCGTTTCGTACAGAGCCACTGCTGACTTACGTACGCGACCAATTGGGCAGCGACTACCTGAAAGTCTTCGACCTCGACTGGCAACCCAAGGGCGCGCTCAACCTGGCCGCCAGCGATTGGCAAACCCTCGGTTCCATCGCCTCCCTGAGCGAGCAGGCCCTGGCCGACAATGGCTTGCCGCAGTTCGAAGGCAGCAACGCCTGGGCCATCAGCGGCAGCCGCACCAAGAGTGGCAAGCCGTTGCTGGCGGGCGACCCGCATATCCGTTTCTCGGTGCCGTCGGTGTGGTACGAGGCGCAACTCTCGGCGCCGGGCTTCGAGTTGTACGGCTATCACAACGCGCTGGTACCGGTGGCGTTCCTGGGGCACAACCTGGACTTCGGCTGGAGCCTGACCATGTTCCAGAACGATGACCTCGACCTGATCGCCGAGAAGGTCAACCCGGATAACGCCAACCAGGTCTGGTACCAAGGCCAGTGGGTCGACATGACCAGCAGCGAGCAACAGATTGCGGTCAAGGGCCAGGCGCCGGTCAGCCTCACCCTGCGCCAATCGCCCCACGGCCCGATCATCAATGACGTGCTGGGCGACAACGCCGGCAAAACGCCGGTCGCCATGTGGTGGGCATTCCTCGACACCCAGAACCCGATCCTCGAAGGGTTCTACCAGCTCAACCGCGCCGACACCCTGGCCAAGGCGCGCGCCGCTGCCGCCAAGGTTTCCGCGCCAGGCCTGAACATTGTATGGGCGAACGCCAAGGGCGATATCGGCTGGTGGGCAGCCGCGCAGTTGCCGATCCGCCCGGCGGGCGTGAATGGCGGTTTCATCCTTGATGGCAGCACCGCCCAGGCCGACAAGCTGGGCTTCTACCCCTTCAGCGCCAACCCCCAGGAAGAAAACCCGGCGCGCGGTTACGTGGTGTCCGCCAATGCGCAGCCGGTGTCGCCCACCGGCATGGAGATCCCCGGGTATTACAACCTCGCCGACCGTGGCCAGCAGCTGAACGCGCAATTGAGCGACAAAAGCGTGAAGTGGGACGTGACCAACAGCCAGGCCTTGCAGCTCGGCACCGCCAGCGCCTTTGGCCCACGCCTGTTGGCGCCGCTGTTGCCGGTGTTGCGTGAGGTGGTCAAGGACCCGGCGCAATTGAAACTGGTGGAGCAACTGGCGAACTGGAAAGGCGACTATCCGCTGGACTCCACCAGCGCCACGCTGTTCAACCAGTTCCTGTACAACCTCGCCGATGCGGCCTTTCATCCGAAGCTCGGCGACGGCATGTTCAAGACCCTGCTCAGCACCCGCGTGGTCGACGCCGCTTTGCCACGCCTGGCAGCCTCCGCGGACTCGCCATGGTGGGACGGCAAACGCGCCGACACCGTCAAGCTCGCCTGGGACAACAGCCTCGCGCACCTCAAGGCCACCTTCGGCGATGACCCGAGCCAGTGGCAGTGGGGCAAGGCGCACACCCTGACCCACGGCCACCCGCTGGGCTCGCAGAAACCGCTGGACCTGATCGTCAACGTCGGCCCGTTCCCGGCGCCAGGCACCCATGAAGTGCCGAATAACCAATCGGCCAATATCGGCCCCGCGCCGTGGCCGGTGACCTACGGCCCGTCGACCCGGCGTCTGATCGACTTTGCCGATGTGGCCCACGCCCTCACCATCAACCCGGTCGGGCAAAGCGGCGTGCCCTTCGACAAGCACTACGGCGACCAGGCAGAGACCTATATCGAAGGCGGCTACGAGCAGGCGCATTTCAGTGATGAGGAAGTCACGGCGAATACGCGCGGCACGCTGAAACTATTGCCGGCAAGGTAA
- a CDS encoding DUF6436 domain-containing protein, producing the protein MQRPYRTAVFASVILILCAGVLWAAYDWFQGRYLRAFSEHTAVFSGDALRLPAELSGPGPIRLVHFWDPACPCNVGNQQHLSELIEHYAPQGVEFYALQKPGSHGRLPDNLRNMKTLSALPGADQVPASPAVGIWDRTGKLAYFGPYSEGLTCNSSNSFIEPILKALETDRAVNATHTLAVGCYCSWPKDR; encoded by the coding sequence ATGCAACGACCCTACCGTACCGCCGTGTTCGCCAGCGTGATCCTGATCCTCTGCGCCGGCGTGCTGTGGGCGGCATACGACTGGTTCCAGGGCCGCTACCTGCGCGCCTTCAGCGAACACACGGCGGTTTTTTCCGGCGACGCGCTGCGCCTGCCCGCCGAACTCAGCGGCCCCGGCCCGATCCGTCTGGTGCACTTTTGGGACCCGGCCTGCCCGTGCAACGTCGGCAACCAACAGCACCTGAGCGAACTGATCGAGCATTACGCGCCTCAAGGCGTCGAGTTCTACGCCCTGCAAAAGCCCGGCAGCCACGGCAGGTTGCCCGACAACCTGCGCAACATGAAAACCCTCAGCGCCCTGCCCGGCGCCGACCAAGTGCCGGCCAGCCCGGCCGTGGGTATTTGGGACCGCACCGGCAAGCTCGCGTATTTCGGTCCGTACAGCGAAGGGCTGACGTGCAATTCCAGTAACAGCTTTATCGAACCGATCCTGAAGGCGCTTGAAACAGATCGCGCGGTGAATGCCACTCACACCCTGGCGGTGGGCTGCTATTGTTCGTGGCCTAAAGATCGTTAG
- a CDS encoding GlxA family transcriptional regulator, which translates to MGKTVGILIFPGVQSLDVTGPMDVFCEANRFLAPEDHYQLEVIGFGHGTLVASNGLSLQAHRHYSDALQAYDLLLVAGGPQLPFEDFGAPFDDWLRGATARAQRFGSICNGAFMLARAGLLDGKTVTTHWNDAAGLARLCPSAQVEADRLYVQDGNLYTSAGVTAGIDLSLYLLAQDHGPEVALSVAKRLVVFTQRAGGQSQFSPFLTPHAETTSAVALVQLYVLANLTGDLTIADLAKAANMSARNFSRVFAREARVTPAEFVERARVDAARVMLESSSAPLKTVAYQCGFRDAQHMRSVFNRRLGVTPQQFRLNFAAPI; encoded by the coding sequence ATGGGCAAAACCGTCGGCATCCTGATCTTCCCCGGCGTCCAGTCACTGGATGTGACGGGGCCCATGGACGTGTTCTGCGAGGCCAATCGTTTCCTGGCGCCTGAAGATCATTACCAACTGGAAGTCATCGGTTTCGGCCACGGCACCCTGGTCGCGTCCAACGGCCTGTCATTGCAGGCCCATCGGCATTACAGCGACGCCCTGCAAGCCTATGACCTGCTGTTGGTCGCGGGCGGGCCGCAGTTGCCGTTCGAGGATTTCGGCGCGCCGTTCGATGATTGGCTGCGTGGGGCGACGGCGCGGGCGCAACGCTTTGGTTCGATCTGCAACGGCGCCTTCATGCTGGCCCGCGCCGGCTTGCTGGACGGCAAAACCGTCACCACCCATTGGAATGATGCTGCCGGTTTGGCGCGCCTGTGCCCCTCGGCCCAGGTCGAGGCCGACCGCCTCTATGTGCAGGACGGCAACCTCTACACCTCGGCCGGGGTCACGGCGGGCATCGATTTGTCGTTGTATCTGTTGGCCCAGGACCACGGCCCGGAAGTCGCGTTGAGCGTGGCCAAGCGCCTGGTGGTGTTCACCCAGCGCGCGGGCGGGCAGTCGCAGTTCAGTCCATTTCTTACGCCCCACGCCGAAACCACCTCGGCGGTGGCGTTGGTGCAGCTGTACGTATTGGCGAACCTGACCGGGGACCTGACCATCGCCGACCTGGCCAAGGCGGCCAATATGAGCGCACGCAATTTCTCCCGGGTGTTCGCCCGAGAGGCGCGGGTGACGCCAGCGGAATTCGTCGAGCGGGCGCGGGTGGATGCGGCGCGGGTGATGCTTGAAAGCAGCTCCGCACCGCTGAAGACCGTGGCCTATCAGTGCGGCTTTCGCGACGCCCAGCACATGCGCAGTGTGTTCAACCGCCGGCTGGGCGTCACGCCACAACAGTTCCGGCTTAACTTTGCGGCGCCGATATAA
- a CDS encoding ABC transporter permease subunit: MKRVRFSSFMLVAGLLFIYLPMLILVIYSFNESKLVTVWGGWSIKWYVGLLDNTQLMGSVARSLEIACYTAVAAVALGTLAAFVLTRISHFKGRTLFGGLVTAPLVMPEVITGLSLLLLFVAMAQMIGWPQERGIVTIWIAHTTFCAAYVAVVVSARLRELDLSIEEAAMDLGARPWKVFFLITIPMIAPSLAAGGMMSFALSLDDLVLASFVSGPGSTTLPMEVFSAVRLGVKPEINAVASLILLAVSLVTFLVWFFSRRAEEHRKKAIQQAIEEAAADGWQQPDKRRAPAPV; this comes from the coding sequence ATGAAGCGCGTCAGGTTCTCAAGCTTCATGCTGGTGGCGGGGTTGCTGTTTATCTACCTGCCGATGCTGATTCTGGTGATCTACTCGTTCAACGAATCCAAGCTGGTGACGGTGTGGGGCGGTTGGTCGATCAAGTGGTACGTCGGTTTGCTGGACAACACCCAGCTGATGGGCTCGGTGGCGCGCTCCCTGGAAATCGCCTGCTATACGGCGGTGGCCGCTGTGGCCTTGGGGACGTTGGCGGCGTTCGTGCTTACGCGTATCAGCCACTTCAAGGGCCGTACGCTGTTCGGCGGCCTGGTGACGGCGCCGTTGGTGATGCCGGAAGTGATCACCGGCCTGTCGCTGTTGCTGCTGTTCGTGGCCATGGCGCAGATGATCGGTTGGCCGCAGGAGCGTGGCATCGTCACTATCTGGATCGCCCACACCACGTTCTGTGCGGCGTATGTGGCGGTAGTCGTGTCGGCACGCTTGCGTGAGCTGGACCTGTCGATCGAAGAAGCCGCGATGGACTTGGGCGCGCGGCCGTGGAAGGTGTTCTTCCTGATCACCATCCCGATGATCGCGCCGTCGTTGGCGGCGGGCGGCATGATGTCGTTCGCACTGTCACTGGATGACCTGGTACTGGCCAGCTTCGTGTCGGGCCCAGGCTCGACCACCTTGCCGATGGAAGTGTTCTCGGCGGTGCGCCTGGGGGTTAAACCCGAGATCAACGCCGTGGCCAGCTTGATTCTGCTGGCGGTGTCGCTGGTGACCTTCCTGGTTTGGTTCTTCAGCCGGCGTGCTGAGGAACACCGCAAGAAAGCCATCCAGCAAGCGATCGAAGAAGCGGCGGCGGATGGTTGGCAACAGCCGGACAAGCGCCGGGCGCCTGCACCGGTCTGA
- a CDS encoding 2OG-Fe(II) oxygenase: MRAMQIPLDHPLLQRIVDDLAEKGWSQQNGFLPQALTLELAAECRKRAAEGELAPAAVGRGPAQEIREGIRGDHIQWLEEGDTGGCDTYMALMDSLRVAMNRGLFLGLEDFESHFAMYPPGAFYLKHLDRFRDDDRRMVSAVIYLNDAWLPEHGGQLRMYLKGDVEYDVVPTGGCLVVFLSGDVPHEVMPATRERLSLTGWFRRRGNEPF, translated from the coding sequence ATGCGCGCCATGCAAATACCCCTTGATCACCCCCTGCTGCAACGCATTGTCGACGACCTGGCCGAAAAAGGCTGGTCGCAGCAGAACGGCTTCCTGCCCCAGGCTCTGACCCTGGAACTGGCGGCTGAGTGCCGTAAACGTGCGGCTGAAGGCGAGCTGGCACCGGCGGCGGTGGGGCGCGGGCCGGCCCAGGAAATCCGCGAGGGCATTCGCGGCGATCACATCCAGTGGCTGGAAGAGGGTGATACAGGCGGCTGCGACACTTACATGGCGTTGATGGACAGCCTGCGTGTGGCGATGAACCGTGGCCTGTTCCTGGGCCTGGAGGATTTCGAAAGCCACTTCGCGATGTACCCGCCGGGGGCGTTTTACCTCAAGCACCTCGACCGTTTCCGCGACGACGACCGGCGCATGGTCTCGGCGGTGATCTACTTGAACGACGCCTGGCTGCCCGAACATGGCGGCCAGCTGCGCATGTACCTCAAGGGCGACGTCGAATACGATGTGGTGCCCACCGGCGGTTGCCTGGTGGTGTTCCTGTCCGGGGACGTGCCCCACGAAGTCATGCCTGCCACGCGCGAACGCCTGTCCCTTACCGGCTGGTTTCGCCGGCGGGGCAACGAGCCGTTTTAA
- a CDS encoding DUF2059 domain-containing protein: MRRLFFSLLMFCVLPAWADGHDQLYKVAGWAEQRAHFNDALSAAQQRYRNSLPPAVYQALVDNSNKRFAAQAMDKRAEAQLRKNLADPAPALAFFQSPLGRKIVAAELLATRRDQLAKNAQGLPHIEADATRSLIIGHLAQALPAREAGAEVSLAIAGVAADSLSQMIPGLLGGGQAQGMLNGQRERLMQQIDKDLSNTLLYVYRDLSDPELEEFATFAESAEGKAYYQAALAAIRAGLAVGQSTSSLTQ, translated from the coding sequence ATGCGTCGTTTGTTTTTTTCCTTGCTGATGTTCTGCGTTTTGCCCGCCTGGGCAGACGGCCATGACCAGTTGTACAAGGTCGCCGGCTGGGCCGAACAACGTGCGCATTTCAATGACGCCCTCAGTGCGGCCCAGCAACGCTACCGCAATAGCCTGCCGCCGGCGGTGTACCAGGCGCTGGTCGACAACAGCAATAAACGCTTCGCCGCCCAGGCCATGGACAAGCGCGCCGAAGCGCAATTGCGCAAGAACCTGGCGGACCCTGCACCCGCCTTGGCGTTTTTCCAATCGCCGCTGGGGCGCAAGATCGTCGCCGCCGAGTTGCTGGCCACCCGCCGCGACCAGCTGGCGAAAAACGCCCAGGGCCTGCCGCATATCGAAGCCGACGCCACCCGCAGCTTGATCATCGGCCACCTGGCCCAGGCCCTGCCTGCGCGCGAAGCCGGCGCGGAAGTCAGCCTGGCCATCGCCGGCGTAGCCGCTGACAGCCTGAGCCAGATGATCCCCGGCCTATTGGGCGGCGGCCAGGCGCAGGGTATGTTGAATGGGCAGCGCGAGCGTTTGATGCAACAGATCGATAAGGATCTAAGCAATACGTTGCTGTACGTGTACCGGGATTTGTCTGACCCGGAGCTGGAAGAATTCGCTACGTTTGCGGAGTCGGCGGAGGGCAAGGCGTATTACCAGGCGGCGCTGGCGGCGATTCGCGCAGGGCTGGCAGTGGGCCAAAGCACCTCCAGCCTGACACAGTAA
- a CDS encoding alpha/beta hydrolase → MPVTFDPDHLRESLRPLVDAQPLSAEARVYQRFYGLDLATRTVPAVSRLGRFEVDGFQVVAQVWWPPVPVATMFMFHGFYDHMGLYRHVVDWALDQGFVVIACDLPGHGLSSGARASIDDFAVYQRVVQALFAQALALQLPQPWHLFGQSTGGAVVVDHLLNHGADSPAQGKTFLLSPLVRPRAWGWSQLSYYLLRPFVKGIARRFSENTNDPAFKPFLEADPLQPRQLPTAWVGALARWIKRIEAAPRSPRRPVIVQGEEDMTVDWQHNLQVLQGKFDQPEVLMLPRGRHHLANEIPQIREEYFKYLTEHLN, encoded by the coding sequence ATGCCCGTTACCTTTGACCCTGATCATCTGCGCGAAAGTTTGCGGCCCCTGGTGGATGCGCAACCGCTGAGCGCCGAGGCGCGGGTCTACCAGCGTTTCTATGGGCTGGACCTGGCGACGCGCACAGTGCCCGCCGTGAGCCGGCTGGGGCGTTTCGAGGTGGACGGGTTCCAAGTGGTTGCGCAAGTGTGGTGGCCGCCGGTTCCGGTGGCGACGATGTTTATGTTCCACGGCTTTTACGACCATATGGGCCTGTATCGCCATGTGGTGGACTGGGCGCTGGACCAGGGCTTCGTGGTGATCGCCTGCGACCTGCCGGGCCACGGCTTATCCAGCGGCGCGCGAGCCAGCATCGATGATTTTGCGGTGTATCAACGGGTGGTGCAGGCGCTGTTCGCCCAGGCCCTGGCGCTGCAATTGCCACAGCCCTGGCATTTGTTCGGGCAAAGCACCGGCGGCGCGGTGGTGGTGGACCACCTGCTCAACCACGGCGCCGACAGTCCGGCCCAGGGCAAGACGTTTTTGCTGTCACCCTTGGTGCGGCCGCGTGCGTGGGGGTGGTCGCAGCTCAGCTATTACCTGCTGCGGCCGTTCGTCAAAGGTATCGCCCGGCGCTTCAGCGAGAACACCAACGACCCCGCCTTCAAGCCGTTCCTGGAGGCCGACCCGCTCCAGCCGCGCCAACTGCCTACCGCCTGGGTGGGCGCACTGGCGCGCTGGATCAAGCGTATCGAGGCCGCGCCACGCAGCCCGAGGCGCCCGGTGATTGTGCAGGGTGAGGAAGATATGACGGTGGATTGGCAGCACAACCTGCAGGTGTTACAGGGCAAGTTTGATCAGCCTGAAGTGTTGATGTTGCCGCGGGGCAGGCATCACCTGGCGAATGAGATTCCGCAGATTCGCGAGGAGTACTTCAAGTACCTGACGGAGCATCTGAATTAA
- a CDS encoding ABC transporter permease subunit, with product MNMKKLKRRLQRITPTGRHAVIGIPFLWLFLFFALPFFIVLKISFAEADVAIPPYTEIYTFVEQKLQLVLNLSNYAMLGDDELYIAAYLGSLKMAFFSTVLCLLIGYPMAYAIASARKEMQTVLVLLIMMPTWTAILIRVYAWMGILSNNGLLNGFLMSIGLINEPLQILNTNIAVYIGVVYSYLPFMILPLYANLVKHDQSLLEAASDLGSSTFNSFWKITVPLSKNGIIAGCMLVFIPVVGEFVIPELLGGPETLMIGKVLWQEFFNNRDWPVASALAVVMLAILIVPIILFNRSQAKEMEGKI from the coding sequence ATGAACATGAAGAAGCTCAAGCGCCGCCTGCAACGAATAACTCCCACTGGTCGTCACGCGGTCATTGGTATTCCCTTCCTGTGGCTGTTCCTGTTCTTCGCACTGCCGTTCTTCATCGTTCTGAAAATCAGCTTTGCCGAAGCCGACGTGGCGATCCCGCCGTACACCGAGATCTACACCTTCGTTGAGCAGAAGCTGCAACTGGTGCTGAACCTCAGCAACTACGCGATGCTCGGCGACGACGAGTTGTATATCGCCGCCTACCTGGGCTCGCTGAAGATGGCGTTTTTCAGCACGGTGTTGTGCCTGCTGATCGGCTACCCGATGGCCTACGCCATTGCCAGTGCGCGCAAAGAGATGCAGACCGTACTGGTGCTGCTGATCATGATGCCGACCTGGACCGCGATCCTGATCCGCGTGTATGCGTGGATGGGCATCCTCAGCAACAACGGTTTGCTCAACGGCTTCCTGATGTCTATCGGGTTGATCAACGAACCGCTGCAGATCCTCAACACCAACATTGCGGTGTATATCGGCGTGGTCTATTCGTACCTGCCGTTCATGATCCTGCCGCTGTACGCCAACCTGGTGAAACACGACCAGAGCCTGCTGGAAGCCGCGTCCGACCTGGGCTCGAGCACTTTCAACAGCTTCTGGAAAATCACCGTGCCGCTGTCCAAGAACGGCATCATCGCTGGCTGCATGCTGGTGTTTATCCCGGTGGTGGGCGAGTTCGTGATTCCTGAGCTGCTCGGCGGCCCGGAAACCCTGATGATCGGTAAAGTGTTGTGGCAAGAATTCTTCAACAACCGTGACTGGCCGGTGGCGTCTGCCCTGGCGGTGGTGATGCTGGCGATCCTGATTGTGCCGATCATCCTGTTTAACCGCAGCCAAGCCAAAGAGATGGAGGGCAAGATATGA